A genomic window from Streptomyces mirabilis includes:
- a CDS encoding Ni/Fe hydrogenase subunit alpha, which produces MTHRGSRVLHVGSLSRVEGEGALTLHVHDGTVTDARLEIYEPPRFFEAFLRGRSYTEPPDITARVCGICPVAYQLSACAAIEDACGVSVDPAIRDLRRLLYCGEWIESQALHIYLLHAPDFLGRPSAIDLARTHRAEVERGLRLKKAGNSLMELLGGRAVHPVNVRLGGFHRAPTHNELSSLTEELKRALDDAWETVRWVAGFEFPDARVEADLLALAEPDTYAIEGGTPTALRADGTNSPFPVRDFTEHVVETHVAHSTALHSRLDGRLHLTGSLARFAVNGRLLSPVALEAAVEAGLGDPREGAVCRNPYRSILVRAVETVYAVAEALRIIDGYEPPAHPYAQVPRVAGVGHGATEAPRGLLYHRYELDADGIVKSALLVPPTAQNQGAIEDDLHRLAQRAISEHDPDDDELTALCERAIRNHDPCISCSTHFLDLTVVRTSDPSAGGCDV; this is translated from the coding sequence GTGACGCACCGTGGATCCCGTGTGCTGCACGTCGGCTCGCTGTCCCGGGTCGAGGGCGAGGGCGCGCTCACCCTCCATGTGCACGACGGCACGGTCACCGACGCGCGGCTGGAGATCTACGAGCCGCCGCGCTTCTTCGAGGCGTTCCTGCGCGGCCGTTCGTACACCGAGCCGCCGGACATCACGGCCCGCGTGTGCGGGATCTGCCCGGTGGCCTACCAGCTGAGCGCGTGCGCTGCGATCGAGGACGCCTGCGGGGTGAGCGTCGACCCGGCGATCCGCGACCTGCGCCGGCTGCTGTACTGCGGCGAGTGGATCGAGAGCCAGGCCCTGCACATCTACCTCCTGCACGCTCCGGACTTCCTGGGCCGGCCGAGCGCGATCGACCTGGCGCGCACGCACCGCGCCGAGGTCGAACGGGGGCTGCGCCTGAAGAAGGCGGGCAACTCCCTGATGGAGCTGCTCGGTGGGCGGGCCGTGCACCCGGTCAACGTCCGTCTCGGCGGCTTCCACCGCGCTCCCACGCACAACGAACTAAGCTCACTGACCGAGGAGTTGAAGCGCGCCCTCGACGATGCGTGGGAGACCGTGCGCTGGGTCGCGGGCTTCGAGTTCCCGGACGCGCGTGTCGAGGCCGACCTGCTCGCGCTGGCAGAACCGGACACGTACGCCATCGAGGGCGGCACCCCGACCGCCCTTCGCGCCGACGGCACCAACTCCCCCTTCCCGGTACGGGACTTCACCGAGCACGTCGTCGAGACCCACGTCGCCCACTCCACCGCCCTGCACTCACGGCTCGACGGGCGCCTTCATCTCACCGGCTCCCTCGCCCGATTCGCGGTCAACGGCCGGCTGCTGTCGCCGGTGGCGCTGGAGGCGGCGGTCGAGGCGGGGCTGGGTGATCCGCGCGAGGGTGCCGTGTGCCGCAATCCGTACCGGTCCATCCTGGTGCGGGCCGTAGAGACGGTGTACGCCGTCGCCGAGGCACTGCGCATCATCGACGGCTACGAGCCGCCCGCGCACCCGTACGCGCAGGTGCCCCGGGTAGCCGGTGTCGGGCACGGCGCCACCGAGGCGCCGCGCGGGCTGCTCTACCACCGCTACGAACTCGACGCGGACGGCATCGTGAAGAGCGCGCTGCTGGTACCGCCCACCGCGCAGAACCAGGGTGCGATCGAGGACGACCTGCACCGTCTGGCCCAGCGTGCGATCAGCGAACACGACCCGGACGACGACGAGTTGACGGCGCTGTGCGAGCGGGCGATCCGCAACCACGACCCATGCATCTCGTGCTCCACCCACTTCCTCGACCTGACCGTCGTCCGTACCTCGGACCCATCCGCGGGAGGCTGTGATGTCTGA
- a CDS encoding CBS domain-containing protein translates to MSESPYTVSDVMPHTAVAIGSEAPFKEIVEPLDQCKGSAVPVLAGEGRVVGVVSEADLLAKEEYRGAVEGDAPVPAKASAVTAGELMSAPAITVHADATPAEAARITARRHVKRLPVVDGAGLLQGVVSRSDLLTVFLRGDEEIAEEIRHHVLGRLPVTTALTLSVAEGVVTLGGSLPDRSLVPVVAHAVRSVEGVVDIRLDLTHR, encoded by the coding sequence ATGTCTGAATCTCCATACACCGTGAGCGATGTGATGCCCCACACCGCCGTCGCCATCGGGAGCGAGGCGCCCTTCAAGGAGATCGTCGAACCGCTCGACCAGTGCAAGGGCAGCGCCGTGCCGGTGCTGGCGGGCGAGGGACGGGTCGTCGGGGTGGTGTCCGAGGCGGATCTACTGGCCAAGGAGGAGTACCGGGGCGCTGTCGAAGGCGATGCGCCGGTGCCCGCCAAGGCGAGCGCGGTGACCGCGGGCGAGCTGATGAGCGCCCCGGCGATCACCGTGCACGCGGACGCCACGCCGGCCGAGGCCGCCCGCATCACGGCCCGGCGGCACGTCAAGCGGCTGCCCGTCGTGGACGGGGCCGGCCTGCTGCAGGGCGTGGTCAGTCGCAGCGATCTGCTGACGGTGTTTCTGCGGGGCGACGAGGAGATCGCCGAGGAGATCCGGCACCACGTGCTCGGCCGGCTCCCGGTCACCACCGCCCTGACGCTGAGTGTCGCCGAGGGCGTGGTCACGCTCGGCGGTTCCCTGCCCGACCGCTCGCTCGTGCCCGTGGTGGCCCACGCGGTGCGGTCGGTGGAGGGGGTCGTGGACATCCGACTCGACCTCACGCACCGATGA
- the hypD gene encoding hydrogenase formation protein HypD translates to MKYLDEYRDPVLARQLLDELRRTATRPWRIMEMCGGQTHTLVRQGIDELLPAGMRMIHGPGCPVCVTPLETLDRAMAVAARPGVLLTSFGDMLRVPGTDTDLLSLRARGADVRVVYAPMDAVRLAAEHPDREVVFLAVGFETTAPANAMAVLHAARLGLANFSMLVSHVLVPPAMTALLDDPDCEVQAFLAAGHVCAVMGWREYEPIAARYHVPVVVTGFEPLDLLEGILMAVRQLESGWYEVENQYVRAVRRAGNTAAQDAMRRVFRVTDRAWRGIGELPDSGLELAEEYHGFDAARRFDVGGLCPVEDAECIAGTILTGARLPTDCTAYGTRCTPRHPLGAPMVSSEGTCAAFHTAGRTPTRSTA, encoded by the coding sequence ATGAAGTACCTGGACGAGTACCGGGATCCGGTGCTCGCGCGGCAGCTGTTGGACGAACTGCGGCGGACGGCCACGCGCCCCTGGCGGATCATGGAGATGTGCGGCGGACAGACCCACACCCTGGTCCGGCAGGGCATCGACGAACTGCTGCCGGCCGGCATGCGGATGATCCATGGCCCGGGCTGCCCGGTCTGCGTCACGCCGCTGGAGACCCTGGACCGGGCCATGGCCGTCGCCGCCCGCCCCGGTGTGCTCCTCACCAGCTTCGGCGACATGCTGCGGGTGCCCGGCACGGACACCGACCTGCTGTCGCTACGGGCGCGGGGCGCGGACGTACGGGTGGTCTACGCCCCGATGGACGCCGTACGCCTGGCCGCAGAACACCCCGACCGCGAGGTCGTGTTCCTCGCGGTCGGCTTCGAGACGACGGCGCCCGCGAACGCGATGGCAGTGCTGCACGCGGCCCGCCTCGGACTGGCCAACTTCTCGATGCTGGTCAGTCACGTCCTCGTACCGCCGGCCATGACCGCCCTGCTCGACGACCCCGACTGCGAGGTCCAGGCCTTCCTCGCCGCCGGGCACGTGTGCGCGGTGATGGGCTGGCGCGAGTACGAGCCGATCGCCGCCCGCTACCACGTGCCCGTCGTGGTCACCGGCTTCGAGCCGCTGGATCTGCTGGAGGGCATCCTCATGGCCGTACGGCAGTTGGAATCGGGCTGGTACGAGGTGGAGAACCAGTACGTGCGGGCCGTGCGACGGGCTGGCAACACCGCGGCGCAGGACGCGATGCGCCGGGTGTTCCGGGTGACCGACCGGGCCTGGCGCGGGATCGGCGAGCTGCCCGACAGTGGGCTCGAACTCGCCGAGGAGTACCACGGGTTCGACGCCGCCCGGCGCTTCGACGTGGGCGGTCTGTGCCCGGTCGAGGACGCCGAGTGCATCGCCGGCACCATTCTCACCGGGGCTCGGCTGCCCACCGACTGCACCGCATACGGCACCCGTTGCACGCCCCGTCATCCCCTCGGCGCGCCCATGGTGTCGTCCGAGGGCACCTGCGCCGCCTTCCACACGGCCGGACGCACTCCCACGAGGAGCACGGCATGA
- the hypE gene encoding hydrogenase expression/formation protein HypE, which yields MNIQCPLPAHEGEVVLLGHGAGGRLTGELLDQLVLPAVGGGTGPLEDAALLPGHPRLVMSTDSFVVSPLFFPGGDIGSLAVHGTVNDLAMRGAWPLALSVSLIVEEGLPLAELRAVMESLGKAAQDVGVPVITGDTKVVGRGAADRLFINTTGVGQRHELLAPSAALAHPGDAVLLSGSIGLHGTTVLGTREGLGFESDIASDSRPLHRLVRALAPLGDAVHVLRDPTRGGLAAALNEIARDSSAAVEVEESAVPVPEAVASACDLLGLDPLVVANEGCLVAFVEADAAESALAAMRSVPEGARAVRIGEVLREGPRGRVTLRTLVGARRIVEMPLGEQLPRIC from the coding sequence ATGAACATCCAGTGCCCCCTCCCCGCCCACGAGGGCGAGGTCGTTCTGCTGGGCCACGGCGCCGGCGGACGGCTCACCGGGGAACTGCTCGACCAACTGGTGCTGCCGGCCGTCGGCGGCGGCACGGGTCCGCTGGAGGACGCCGCGCTGCTGCCCGGGCATCCCCGCCTGGTGATGAGCACGGACAGCTTCGTCGTCAGCCCGCTGTTCTTCCCCGGCGGGGACATCGGGTCCCTGGCCGTGCACGGCACAGTCAACGATCTCGCGATGCGGGGCGCGTGGCCGCTCGCGCTGTCGGTTTCCCTGATCGTCGAGGAGGGGCTGCCGCTCGCCGAACTCCGAGCCGTCATGGAGTCGTTGGGCAAGGCCGCCCAGGACGTCGGCGTGCCCGTGATCACCGGAGACACGAAGGTCGTGGGGCGCGGTGCGGCCGACCGGCTGTTCATCAACACCACCGGTGTCGGACAGCGACACGAACTCCTCGCCCCGTCGGCCGCGTTGGCGCACCCCGGGGACGCCGTACTGCTGTCGGGGTCGATCGGACTGCACGGCACGACCGTGCTCGGCACGCGCGAGGGCCTCGGCTTCGAGAGCGACATCGCCTCCGACTCCCGGCCGCTGCACCGGCTGGTGCGGGCCCTGGCGCCGCTCGGGGACGCCGTGCACGTGCTGCGCGACCCGACCCGGGGCGGGCTCGCCGCGGCGCTCAACGAGATCGCCCGTGACTCGTCCGCTGCCGTCGAGGTCGAGGAGAGCGCGGTTCCCGTGCCCGAGGCGGTCGCTTCGGCCTGTGATCTGCTCGGCCTGGACCCGCTGGTCGTCGCCAACGAGGGCTGTCTGGTCGCCTTCGTGGAAGCCGATGCGGCCGAGAGCGCGCTGGCCGCGATGCGGTCGGTTCCCGAGGGGGCACGGGCCGTGCGGATCGGCGAGGTGCTCCGGGAGGGGCCGCGGGGGCGAGTGACTCTGCGGACCCTGGTCGGCGCACGGCGCATCGTGGAGATGCCGCTCGGCGAGCAGCTCCCCCGCATCTGCTGA
- a CDS encoding Acg family FMN-binding oxidoreductase produces MSLAYEQHGRAALHLAHAASLAPSPHNNQPWFFVEEGHDHGFEIHADRGRRLVLTDPGGRESVIACGAALFNARIAVRNLGFQPVVDLLPESGNPAYLARVAFAAHAPATFDEALMAGTMAHRHTHRGPFGAEHVGAELLDELREHARAEGAALHIVEDPERLHLLADLVRTAENVHRADRGHTAEVAGCVGPAGVPAEACLYHPDCVLLAARDYLGLVRQFALPPQKWVSRTGVVAILTTPYDTRPDWLRAGQALQRVLLYAAAHRVRAAFHTQPLEVPSVRAEVRTRLAFGRFPQMILRLGHTTQGRPMPRRGPAETLVRSGAPGR; encoded by the coding sequence ATGTCTCTGGCGTACGAACAACACGGCCGTGCGGCTTTGCACCTGGCCCACGCCGCATCTCTCGCGCCCTCGCCGCACAACAACCAGCCCTGGTTCTTCGTCGAGGAGGGCCACGACCACGGCTTCGAGATCCACGCGGATCGTGGGCGCCGACTGGTCCTGACCGATCCGGGCGGCCGGGAGTCGGTCATCGCCTGCGGGGCGGCGCTGTTCAACGCGCGGATCGCCGTGCGCAACCTCGGATTCCAGCCTGTTGTCGACCTGCTGCCGGAGTCCGGCAACCCGGCGTACCTGGCGCGCGTGGCCTTCGCCGCCCATGCCCCGGCCACGTTCGACGAGGCGCTGATGGCGGGCACGATGGCGCACAGGCACACGCACCGCGGGCCGTTCGGGGCGGAGCATGTCGGGGCGGAGCTGCTCGACGAGCTGCGGGAACACGCACGCGCCGAGGGTGCTGCCCTCCACATCGTGGAGGACCCGGAGAGACTGCACCTGCTCGCGGATCTGGTGCGCACCGCGGAGAACGTGCACCGTGCCGACCGGGGGCACACGGCCGAGGTCGCGGGGTGTGTCGGACCGGCCGGAGTCCCGGCCGAGGCCTGCCTGTACCACCCGGACTGCGTACTGCTGGCCGCCCGTGACTATCTGGGCCTCGTCCGGCAGTTCGCTCTCCCACCCCAGAAATGGGTGTCGCGCACGGGTGTGGTCGCCATCCTCACCACGCCCTACGACACCCGTCCGGACTGGCTGCGCGCAGGTCAGGCGCTCCAACGCGTGCTGTTGTACGCGGCGGCCCACCGGGTCCGGGCGGCGTTCCACACCCAGCCCCTCGAAGTACCCTCGGTGCGCGCGGAGGTCCGGACGAGGCTAGCGTTCGGCCGCTTCCCGCAGATGATCCTGCGCCTCGGCCATACGACCCAGGGGCGGCCCATGCCCCGGCGCGGGCCTGCGGAGACGCTCGTCCGCAGTGGCGCGCCGGGCAGGTGA
- a CDS encoding GerMN domain-containing protein — MNSAPSLTPRRHRRRSTVVTAALTLPLLAVTACGTTTGTGTPGGTNPSTPPTAGTGTSGGTSGARPPSVPTAPEATAAPTTAPSGDTTTRVRVGVYFLHREKVSPAPRTVTAPTTATAAVRALLAGPDRYERAHGRATAIPSGTRLRSLVVRNHVATVDLSGRYDDEGGSLSMRERLAQVVFTVTRFPTVHKVAFEVDGKPVTSFGGEGIVLNGPVGRSDFEDRAPAVLVESPLIGDTARTPLRVWGSADTFEAQFRLRVTDTTGRTAADVVVRATSGTGTRGTFDVTFPYKAARTGPGLLTAYVLSPRDGTPVTVDTVSLTVNR, encoded by the coding sequence ATGAACAGCGCACCATCGCTCACACCCCGCAGGCACCGGCGCCGCTCCACCGTGGTCACCGCAGCGCTGACGCTGCCCCTGCTCGCGGTCACCGCGTGCGGTACGACCACCGGTACGGGAACGCCTGGCGGCACCAACCCGAGCACGCCTCCCACTGCCGGCACGGGCACGTCGGGCGGCACATCGGGCGCACGCCCTCCGTCTGTCCCCACAGCGCCGGAGGCGACGGCGGCGCCCACCACCGCTCCCTCCGGCGACACGACGACACGCGTCCGTGTGGGGGTGTACTTCCTGCACCGCGAGAAGGTCTCCCCCGCCCCGCGCACCGTGACCGCGCCGACGACAGCCACCGCCGCCGTACGAGCCCTGCTGGCCGGTCCCGACCGCTACGAACGCGCCCACGGCCGGGCCACGGCCATCCCGTCCGGAACGCGGCTGCGTTCCCTCGTCGTCCGCAACCACGTAGCCACGGTCGACCTCTCCGGCCGCTACGACGACGAAGGCGGCAGCCTGTCGATGCGTGAACGCCTCGCCCAGGTCGTGTTCACCGTGACCCGCTTCCCGACCGTCCACAAGGTCGCCTTCGAGGTCGACGGCAAGCCGGTGACGTCCTTCGGCGGCGAGGGAATCGTCCTGAACGGACCGGTCGGCCGGAGCGACTTCGAGGACCGGGCTCCCGCCGTGCTGGTCGAGTCGCCGCTGATCGGTGACACCGCACGCACCCCGCTGAGGGTGTGGGGCAGCGCCGACACGTTCGAAGCACAGTTCCGGCTGAGGGTCACCGACACCACCGGGCGCACCGCCGCGGACGTCGTGGTCAGGGCGACGTCCGGTACCGGCACGCGCGGCACCTTCGACGTGACGTTCCCCTACAAGGCGGCTCGCACCGGCCCGGGTCTGCTCACCGCGTACGTCCTGTCGCCCAGGGACGGCACACCGGTGACCGTCGACACCGTGTCGCTGACCGTGAACCGCTGA
- a CDS encoding CBS domain-containing protein produces MKHNTVGSVMTTDVVRATHGTPFKEVARLLGEHRISGLPVVDDDDRVVGVVSETDLMAHQAEAPDPYEPKKRFRFAELTRSARQRAAKATARTAGQLMTEPPVTVHADDTIVEAARTMARHRVERLPVLDQEQRLVGIVTRRDVLQVFLRPDTEIRDEVVEEVLVRALWQAPRSIDVSVVEGVVTLFGQMERKSETEIAVSMTRRIDGVVAVVDQLSYRRDDSRIQPDEQKYHGVTEDWVHHL; encoded by the coding sequence ATGAAGCACAACACGGTCGGCTCCGTGATGACCACGGACGTTGTCCGTGCCACCCACGGAACGCCGTTCAAAGAGGTGGCACGGCTGCTCGGCGAACATCGCATCAGCGGCCTGCCCGTGGTCGACGACGACGACCGGGTCGTCGGAGTCGTCTCGGAGACGGACCTGATGGCCCACCAGGCCGAGGCACCCGACCCGTACGAACCGAAGAAGCGGTTCCGGTTCGCCGAGCTGACGCGCAGCGCCAGGCAGCGGGCCGCGAAGGCCACGGCCCGCACCGCCGGCCAGCTGATGACCGAGCCGCCCGTCACCGTGCACGCCGACGACACCATCGTCGAGGCGGCCCGGACCATGGCACGGCATCGTGTGGAGCGGCTGCCCGTCCTGGACCAGGAACAGCGGCTCGTCGGCATCGTCACCCGCCGCGATGTGCTCCAGGTCTTCCTGCGGCCGGACACGGAGATTCGCGACGAGGTGGTCGAAGAGGTGCTGGTGCGTGCCCTCTGGCAGGCGCCGCGCAGCATCGACGTCTCCGTGGTGGAGGGCGTCGTCACGCTCTTCGGCCAGATGGAGCGCAAGAGCGAGACGGAGATCGCCGTCTCCATGACCCGTCGGATCGACGGTGTCGTCGCGGTCGTCGACCAGCTCTCCTACCGGCGGGACGACTCGCGCATCCAGCCCGACGAGCAGAAATACCACGGTGTCACCGAGGACTGGGTGCACCACCTGTGA
- a CDS encoding universal stress protein: MTEHTDGNGIVVGVDGSEASLAALRWAADQAEVLHTDLVAVHAWEPVTSGHAPYAPAPAGPTVAQERDRAAQVLAASVREALGPRIGGTVRRVVVEGPPARVLLQQARGALLLALGRKAHGHFGLASIGAVGRECLRHATVPVVTVPVADRSRGPLGSVNSPSLAGSSAS; the protein is encoded by the coding sequence ATGACGGAACACACCGACGGCAACGGCATCGTGGTGGGCGTCGACGGATCCGAGGCATCGCTGGCGGCCCTGCGTTGGGCGGCCGACCAGGCGGAAGTCCTGCACACGGATCTCGTCGCGGTGCACGCCTGGGAACCGGTCACGAGCGGACACGCGCCCTACGCTCCGGCGCCCGCTGGTCCGACGGTCGCCCAGGAGCGCGATCGCGCGGCCCAGGTCCTGGCCGCCAGCGTGCGCGAGGCCCTGGGGCCCAGGATCGGTGGCACCGTGCGCCGCGTCGTGGTGGAGGGGCCGCCCGCTCGCGTGCTGCTCCAACAGGCGCGTGGCGCCCTGCTGCTGGCCCTGGGACGCAAGGCGCACGGGCACTTCGGACTGGCCTCGATCGGCGCGGTGGGCCGTGAGTGCCTGCGGCACGCGACGGTTCCGGTGGTGACCGTGCCGGTCGCGGACCGCTCCCGGGGTCCGCTCGGATCCGTCAACTCGCCTTCGCTGGCCGGGAGCAGTGCCTCGTAG
- a CDS encoding Hsp20/alpha crystallin family protein, with protein sequence MSGMIERLPGWPTLPELFGWVETGLPGTHTIPGLHTIRIEEHLTDGTYVVQAELPGIDPAKDVEITVTEGVLTLRSERSEETTEKHRTEFRYGSFARSVRLPAGAKGDEATAEYKDGVLTITVPVPETKTGTRTIPVQHG encoded by the coding sequence ATGAGCGGCATGATCGAGCGGCTGCCTGGCTGGCCGACGCTCCCCGAGCTGTTCGGCTGGGTCGAGACAGGGCTCCCGGGCACGCACACGATTCCGGGACTGCACACCATCCGGATCGAGGAGCACCTGACCGACGGGACGTACGTGGTGCAGGCGGAGCTTCCAGGCATCGACCCCGCCAAGGATGTCGAGATCACGGTCACGGAAGGCGTTCTGACCCTGCGGTCCGAGCGCAGTGAGGAGACGACGGAGAAGCACCGCACGGAATTCCGCTACGGCAGTTTCGCCCGCTCCGTCCGGCTGCCGGCCGGTGCGAAGGGCGACGAGGCCACCGCCGAGTACAAGGACGGTGTCCTGACGATCACGGTCCCGGTGCCGGAGACGAAGACGGGCACCCGGACCATCCCGGTGCAGCACGGTTGA